The Hydrogenispora ethanolica genome includes a region encoding these proteins:
- a CDS encoding ATP-dependent Clp protease ATP-binding subunit — MFERFTERARKVVYLAQQEAARLGHNVVGTEHLLLGLVAEGDGVAAKALETLDIRLEKIRLEVEKIIGVGETNPFGEIPFTPRAKRVLELAVEEGRQLGHNYVGTEHILLGLIREGEGVAAQVLKNLGADLERVRKQVMSLLGGGSSGMTFSGQAGGAGPRGATKTQTLNQFGRDLTELAKIGKLDPVIGRDNEIERVIQVLSRRTKNNPVLIGEPGVGKTAIAEGLAQKIVKGDVPEVLRNKRVVTLDMGSMVAGSKYRGEFEERMKKVMEEIRNAGDVILFIDEMHTLIGAGAAEGAIDAANILKPALARGELQCIGATTLDEYRKHVEKDAALERRFQPIKVGEPSKEETRQILEGLRDRYEAHHRVKITDAAIDAAVTLSDRYITDRFLPDKAIDLIDEAASRVRLRTTTTPPDLKDLEDQVNRLQQEKEAAIKNEEFEKAAQLRDDEQKLRQQLDGLVNDWKSKRGMAQATVTEEEIAHVVSNWTGVPVVKLKQEETERLLQMEQILHQRVVGQDEAVEAVSKAVRRARAGLKDPKRPIGSFIFLGPTGVGKTELARALAEALFADENAVVRIDMSEYMERHTVSRLVGAPPGYVGYEEGGQLTERVRRKPYSVVLLDEIEKAHPEVFNILLQVLEDGRLTDAHGRTVDFRNTVVIMTSNVGANLIERSGSIGFQVGGDEAEDNYEKMKSNVLDELKRTFRPEFLNRIDEIIVFHALNKEQIKAIVDLMVKPVAKQLEEKGIKLELTPEAKDLLAQEGYDPTFGARPLRRSVQRLIENPLSEELLKGSIEPGVTIRARNEAGQIVFETVKTADRA; from the coding sequence ATGTTTGAACGATTTACCGAACGCGCTCGCAAGGTTGTTTATCTGGCCCAGCAGGAAGCCGCCCGGCTCGGCCATAATGTCGTCGGCACGGAACATTTGCTCCTCGGCCTGGTGGCGGAGGGCGACGGAGTGGCGGCCAAGGCCTTGGAGACCCTGGATATCCGGCTGGAAAAGATCCGGCTGGAGGTCGAAAAGATCATCGGCGTGGGCGAGACCAATCCCTTCGGGGAGATTCCCTTCACCCCGCGTGCCAAGCGGGTCCTGGAACTGGCGGTGGAGGAAGGCCGGCAATTGGGCCATAATTACGTGGGTACCGAGCACATCCTGTTGGGCCTGATCCGGGAAGGCGAGGGCGTGGCCGCCCAGGTCCTGAAGAATCTCGGCGCCGATCTGGAACGGGTTCGCAAGCAAGTCATGAGTCTCCTGGGCGGGGGCTCGTCGGGAATGACCTTTTCCGGGCAGGCCGGCGGCGCGGGTCCGCGCGGCGCGACCAAAACGCAGACGCTGAACCAGTTCGGCCGGGATTTGACCGAGTTGGCCAAGATTGGGAAATTGGATCCGGTGATCGGCCGGGACAATGAGATCGAGCGGGTGATCCAGGTCCTGTCGCGGCGGACCAAGAATAATCCGGTGCTCATCGGCGAACCGGGGGTCGGCAAAACCGCCATCGCCGAAGGGTTGGCCCAGAAGATCGTCAAGGGCGATGTTCCGGAAGTATTGCGCAACAAACGGGTGGTCACGCTGGATATGGGCTCGATGGTGGCCGGCTCTAAGTACCGCGGCGAGTTTGAAGAGCGCATGAAGAAAGTGATGGAAGAGATTCGCAACGCCGGCGACGTGATTCTGTTCATCGACGAGATGCACACCCTGATTGGCGCCGGAGCGGCCGAAGGTGCGATCGACGCCGCCAATATCCTGAAACCGGCCCTGGCCCGCGGCGAATTGCAGTGCATCGGCGCGACCACGCTGGATGAATACCGCAAACACGTAGAGAAGGATGCCGCCTTGGAACGGCGTTTCCAACCGATCAAAGTGGGCGAGCCGAGCAAAGAAGAGACCCGCCAGATCCTGGAGGGACTGCGCGACCGGTACGAAGCGCACCACCGGGTGAAGATCACCGACGCGGCCATCGATGCGGCGGTCACCCTTTCCGATCGTTATATCACCGACCGTTTTCTGCCCGACAAGGCCATCGACCTGATCGATGAGGCTGCTTCGCGGGTACGGCTCCGGACCACGACCACCCCGCCGGATCTGAAAGATCTGGAGGACCAGGTGAACCGGTTACAACAGGAGAAAGAGGCGGCCATTAAAAATGAAGAGTTTGAGAAGGCGGCCCAACTCCGGGACGACGAGCAGAAACTCCGCCAGCAACTGGACGGTCTGGTCAATGACTGGAAGAGCAAGCGGGGCATGGCCCAGGCGACCGTGACCGAGGAAGAGATCGCTCACGTGGTGTCCAACTGGACCGGGGTTCCAGTCGTCAAGTTGAAACAGGAAGAGACCGAGCGGCTGCTACAGATGGAACAGATCCTGCACCAGCGGGTGGTGGGCCAGGATGAAGCGGTGGAAGCGGTCTCCAAGGCGGTGCGCCGGGCGCGGGCCGGATTGAAAGATCCGAAACGGCCGATCGGTTCGTTTATCTTCCTGGGGCCGACCGGCGTCGGCAAAACCGAGCTGGCAAGGGCGCTGGCCGAGGCGCTGTTCGCCGACGAGAACGCCGTGGTGCGGATCGACATGTCCGAATACATGGAGCGGCATACGGTATCGCGGCTGGTGGGCGCACCCCCCGGTTACGTCGGATACGAGGAAGGCGGCCAGTTGACCGAGCGGGTCCGCCGCAAACCTTACTCCGTGGTGCTGTTGGATGAGATCGAGAAAGCCCACCCGGAAGTGTTCAATATCCTCCTGCAAGTGCTGGAGGACGGCCGGTTGACCGATGCCCACGGCCGGACCGTCGATTTCCGGAATACCGTGGTCATCATGACCTCCAATGTCGGCGCCAATCTGATCGAACGTTCCGGCTCCATCGGCTTCCAGGTCGGAGGCGACGAGGCGGAGGACAATTACGAGAAGATGAAAAGCAATGTCCTGGATGAGCTGAAGCGGACTTTCCGGCCGGAGTTCCTCAACCGGATCGATGAGATTATCGTTTTCCATGCTCTGAATAAGGAGCAGATCAAAGCCATCGTCGACCTGATGGTAAAGCCTGTGGCCAAACAGCTGGAGGAGAAAGGCATCAAGCTCGAACTGACTCCCGAGGCCAAAGATTTACTGGCCCAGGAGGGATACGACCCGACCTTCGGGGCACGGCCGCTCCGCCGGTCGGTGCAGCGGCTCATCGAGAATCCGCTCTCGGAGGAGCTACTCAAGGGCTCCATTGAGCCGGGCGTCACCATCCGCGCCAGGAATGAGGCGGGGCAGATCGTTTTTGAAACTGTCAAAACAGCAGATCGAGCATGA